The genomic interval GGTAACATTTTTACTTCCCATAATGCTGGCACTATTATACTCAACAACATTTACAGTAATACTTCGCATCTAGTACCAGACTAACACTGTCAGCACTTTGAAGAAACTATTTTACAACTAGTGTTAATTTTTTCTGCTTCTGGGAGCTCCAGTAAAATTGTCagtttattgtggacaagataatatacagcagaatccttaaaactaaatctgtctgttaaaagttaattaaagttaagaAGACAGTAGCACTAGCTAAAGGGAACAGGAAACAGCCGGTTACGATTTTGTGTGCAACATATCAACGACCACATTTAAATTGCAACACAAACCTAAAGGTGCGCAGGTGCAAGCCATACTAACTACTATCTCTGTTATAGGATGCAATGTCAACCATCAAATGACAGgaggacggtgggggggggggggggggggcgcaaggcaAGTATTGTTGCCCAATAAAACAATATATTATGgaacaaaataatttattgtaaaCTGAAGTAAAGACCTTGTACTGAAACTTTATCTCCAATTAGTATTGACATACTTGTCATAAGACATCTTTCATCTCCATATTAAGTGTGGTAATGGCTACAATAATGACAAGAAATACATTATTGTTTGTAtgacagcatcaacaaaatatgtcAACATACCATGGAGCTTACTACTTCTGGTCTACTGTGCTTAGTGTAGGGGTAACAATAGTGTTGACATTAATGACTGCTCCACATTCGTAAAGTTACAACACACACTGTCTATGACAGATCACCAACCTTTGGAGCTTACAATTCATATGGCTTTGGTCTTTAGTGGCAGTATCATTTCCTCTCAGAGTCTGAAGTTACCCTTATGCTCATCCACAATCACACAGTTGCAGAAATCAAATGTCCTATTCCCAGTAGAGTTAAAAATAGGAAAGCACACTCAGCTCACTATTTATGTGCTCTTGTTAGCAAACATGAGACCTCATGTGTGCACAATTTTTTCTGTGCTACTAATATCATTTACTGTCATTCATTTACTAGAATCAAAGATAATGCATGAACAACTATTGCCAATCTTCAGTTACAGTCCACCTCTTCCAGAGCGTGGTACAATTTGCCTGTTGCTACACACAGTCACAAAAattattcatttttgtttatttatttatatttcctgTACATATTTTTCTGCTCTTCACTGAGTCTGGATGTACCTTTGTGCCACTGAAGTAGTCTTCAAAGTCACCAAAAATTCAGTTAACTTTATGGCGAATAACAGTGGTTGACCTAAACCATTGATCTCTATACACTTAAAGAAAACATATGCTTGTCAATTATCAAGCATATTTGTTGTCGTCAAGCAACAAATACTTTTTCCAATTGGCAGGTCCTAAAAGACAGTTTAGACATGTACTAGTGTCATTTCAAGCAAACTTCGGCACACTCTACAAATGAAACTTCCTTTCTCAGCATTTCTTGCATGTGTCAGTTACTGTGAAGTATAGAAATTATAGGTGCTCTACACTTACCAAATGGATCACTGTGTGTTAGCAACTGAATGTCATTTTGTTTTGTGAATTCTTGCAATGCAGGTGGCACCACACAACAACTGGCCAGGTTAATCTGTATTATGCTAGGcttaatctgaaaaaaaaagtaTGATGTAATATCAATCTTATACAAGAAAAAACATAACCGACAAAAAGACATCCTAAAACCCAAGATGTGTAACTGAGTGATAGCTAAAAAAACTTACTCTTTCCTATGTGTTCAGATGCTACAGGTAACAAGTAACCttattccagagagagagagatatttgatATAGCACAGTGACTTATGCCTCTGACCATCATTTCTCTCCTTCATTCCCCTCAACTTGAACATACTctaggaaaagaaaaatgagactTCTTTACATAGTCCCCTTAAATACAGACAATTATTCTGAATATCCTCAAACTAATATTTCTGAACCAACCAACAGCTTATGAGTTAGTCTCCCCACAACAGTGTAAAGTGGGTTGTCAGAAATATTCACAATTCATCCTTAGGTCATATCAGGTCAGGTCACAGTGTACTATGGTTGTCCGACAGATTTTCCAGTACAATTAGGTATTTCTCCAGCAATGTTAGGTGGAAAATAAGATAATGCTTGCCAAAAAGCTGCACTTTCCAGGAAAGTACTAAAGGCAGGATATGGGAGAGTACTTTATGAGAATGATTGCCACATTGGATTTAAAAGCTAAACTTCCCCTTTCTAAGAAAGTGGATGGGTCGGAGGTCTCAGTGTTCACGTAGTTTTTAGAGTAGcttcaaattttaaaaatgttgtctaTAATCAGTAATCCTCTCTGGGGTAGCAAGAAGTTTCCAAGAATTTGTATGTTATCTTGAGCAGCCATGGAGTTCTGGTAACTTTTCAGATTTTTGCTTTAGGCAAGTATTTCAATAGTGTTTACACACGTAATTGGTAGGCAGAGACTCTGTATTAGATCCTGGAGCAATTAGCTAACTGAGGTGataatagagtaatgaaatttcaagaatacatttatctaggtaacgtatttagtgattaacatggcaagatcacaggctaatgtaagcccgagataagccactacaaatgtcaaatgctggtacattaacaaccactGTAATTGCAAGAATGTTAAATGCACGGATGCAAATGTGCATGTATTGCATCGTACAGGCGtcatatgtcagtttgtgggatggagtttcatgcttcTCGCACTTTATCTGTTATACAGCAACGGCTATATTGTTTTAGatcacgctggagttgtccgattatgtcccataagtgctcaattggggacagatctggttatagagcacgccaaggcaacacgtcgacacactGCAGAgcacattgggttacaacagcagtgggTGGAGGAGTATTATCCCATTGGAAAAAAAACAACCTGAAATCCTGTTCactaatggcagcacaacagatcgatcaccagactgatgtacagattTGCAGTTAGCGCACATGGAATAACCACAAGGGTATTCCTGTTGTCATATAACACTGCATCCGGCTGATGTAGATATTTTATTTTCTGCTACAATTTTGCagtgtgtaggtccagtgtgtcttgcaTGCAGCAaggttggttgcaggcactcaTCTGGCATCCTTTTAACCAACACTAAACCATCACTGGTAGAATAaggtttcatcagaaagcacaacagacctccaccctgaccaccaatgagctcttgcttgacaccactgaagtcacagacGGGGTGCCCATGTTCTCCTAGCGCTACTACACAGCGTTGCACTACCTCTGAGGTATGGATATTGGTTTCtgtcaccttaaaggcgttcttgattgacgtcaactcaccacatccaaaatataaaggtaactaatgctcacaaccattacagcacatatttaaagcaaacccgatatGCATCATCATATGGgcactactagcaccactcttatacaACTGGTATGACATTTGGATAAATACCATCTtcaagatgtagaaacacgcctacaaactcatttatgtcacacaactccttggtttagcaattttttttttccttgtccgtgtaTGTGGTTAGATGTTTGAATCACTCGAAGTAATTTGATTGCTATAAAGCTGCTATTGTTGCTGTAGAACTAGCGAACATTTCAGCCTTGTACTATGGATTAACATGAGGCTCAGAACTTTTCTCAAGAGTTatgaaacagcagaatgccaagaaCTGATTTGGGCCTGCTTATGATCGTTCCCTTGCTAATTACTGTAGTTACGGAATAATATTGCACAATTTGGCTTTCATATCATACATCACTACGACCATAGGGATTTAGTCACATGTATATGTGATATCATGCAATACCACATCGTCATGAAGGATGGCGaaagaaacatttcaaattatGACTAAGATAGTATGTGGAGCAGAGTAATACAAACACGATGAGATACTTTTGGCAACGATCACTCTTATCTACTCCGGTGAGCTCTGAACTGCATTCACAGTCACAATCATCACAAACAAATTAACACATTGCAGGATCCTTTtcttaaaactgtgtgtgtgtgtgtgtgtgtgtgtgtgtgtgtgtgtgtgtgtgtgtgtgtgtaaaacacaGTGACGTTATGGTTTGCATCTAATTCACGACTGGTAGATGTTACTGAGATGCGACATAATTATTATTGTAAAATTTTTCAGTCAAAACGGTGGTAACCTGGAAGTTGACCAAGCAGTCTGTCTACAGGAAGCATTTAAAGAAGTAACACTGACGGGGgcaaggggaggggatttaagtttCACATTAAGTTTTCTTTTGATGATTAGCATTTCTGTAAATGTTTAATTCAACAACAATGCCTCAAATCCCTTTGTTCAAGTTTTGTTAATCAAAAAGTCACCTTCTGAAAAGCCTTCACAATGCCTGCAGAATTTTGTCAAGGTCATGTAACTagtaagtttttatttgtttttgagtaCTTGATTCAAGTAAATGTGGTTTATTTAGTAGATTAATTACAACGCAACAGCATTCAGGGCACAGTAGATGACATTACCAGTGACCAATTTCTTTCAGACACTAATCTCTCATGTAGGAGAATTCATATACCCGAGTGGACAATACAAATACAAATGATTTGTAACTTTCCAATAAATGATGTTGACATGAGCAGGTAGTTAGAATAATAGACAAATAGCTGACAACAAAACTGTTTTGTTGCAGAGGTGAATTAATGTCTACATCAATATTTTGGAAGTCACTATAGGCATGAGTTACAATATACCAACAATTTAAAGATTTAAAAATTGATTCATAGCAAACTGGAAGTATGAGACCTTTGAAACTTCTGTATAAGCCTTCGCGTTAACAATCACATAGAGGTTATTTAAAAAACATTCACATTCCCAGTTTCGACAAgtaattgccatcttcagatgctcTTAATCCACTAAAATGCTTACTACAGATAAATATAGTTACACATTTTATGACGATCAAAGTTATTTAACATTTAAATGAATATATCGTAGTGTGACACAGTAAAAGTCTAACTTTTATCATGTAATGACATGACGCACACTcactgaaatgttaaaaaaaacatcATGACATTCAAAGTGCCGAAGGATTTTGTTCACCAATACAAAGCTTTATACTGGCTCAAGACACCCGAAGGCAGTAACTCGGTAACTATTTGCTGAAACTGGTAAtgtgaatattttttaaataacagcTAAGCGATCActgatttaataaatttttctacaCAAGTCTTTTAGACTTTTCTCCAGGAGTTATTGCTGATTGTAACAGGGCAAGCCAGTTGTCTCAGAATGCAAATCTGTTTATGTATGTAGACAAAAGGTTTCACTGTTTTACATCCAGGAAGTTAGAGTGGCTTATGGAGGTCAGAAATTGGTGAAAAGGCTCCAAAATGGAACTTCTTCAGTGGTTGCAATTATCATCAACTGCCTGAAACTGTTATTAAgtacactggtgtgtaaaacttcAGGAGAAAATTAACTTTCTCGTTATCTGTCACTGATAAgcaacatagcttgatgaaacatTGACCATACATAGAAGGAACAGCTACAGTATGAAACAGAAGGTAACAAAGAAACATACATACCAACAGGAATGACACTTTATTAAAACAGCTACCTTGAAGTCACTACGATTAACGACcaccccctggacattacaaaggcACCAAAATGGTTCTTAATAGACTGCGCGATTACCATGAGTGGCAATGTGTATCCTGCAATATGCTCCCATGTTGGCAACAAGGCTGGTAAGAAGTTTTTGTGGTAGGGCAATGTAATGAAGTTTCACAAGTATTTGCAAGACTGTTACAACCATGAAGCTTTAAGACTGATTTTTGGGTGGAGGCCAAAGCTCCTGGAAAAAACCGTATTTGCTCCACTGCCCAACATGCTAAACGTTGGCCACAGACTACTCTTCATCCCATGTCATCAGTCCATATCTGCTCCAATCACAACACCTACAGCTATTTCATGCCTTGTATTGGGAGATGACATCCATGAAAGCATTAACCTGGTGACACATATAATGACCCTTTATTTATgctgaaatttaatgcttgtgtgcGACTCCTGTCATGCCTGATCCCTCAACCAGGCAGTCCCGGCACAAACGTTTCTTCCCATGACCATGCCCAGGCCCAGGCCACTACTAGTAGTACCCTGATTTTGCTTGGATTTTTCGACCTCCAACCCAGAGGCTGAGCAGATGGTATAGACATTTAAGGCTCAAACGCATAAGGCCTTGCTGTCAATATCAACTGAAGAACTGTTCCACAACTTCCTTGTCACATATCACTCCACCCCCCTCGAAAAGGCCAGTCCAACTGATATTACAGTGGCACAGGCATCAAACCCCGCAACTTGTGCAATAATAGTCCGATTTAAATAGCTTTAACAGAAGCATCAAACAATAGAAAAGCCAGGATGGAAcaatgacaatattgtgaaaaggataattgctactcaccacacagtggaagtgttgagccacagaaaggcacaacaaaatgacagctaaccaaaaaaagtgtgtgtgtgtgtgtgtgtgtgtgtgtgtacacacaaatGAAGGCTTCTTTGACTAGAACCTTATTTGTTTAGTAGTCGTTTTGTTGGGCCTGTCTGTGACCGAGCATTAAACGGAGGGAATGTACTTTATTCCAGACGAATTACCTGTATCACTTAGTTTTCAAGTACCTGGAAATTGAGATACAGAACTGTAAAGACGCCATGAATACCATTTTCCAAATTCACAATTCAATTTGGAAACTTTAAACTGAAACATTGAATGACCTTTTATTAagcaaatttatgactggattaacATATTTTTAAACCCAATGCTGAAATGATTTTTACTCAAATACAATGAAGTTTTAGCTACAATAGTTAAACTGTGAACCAGAACCAAAGCTACTTCAATGCATCATTTAAAAAGTAAGATACAACAATACCTTTGCCCAGTTGTGCAGTGCCACAAAAATGTCTGTGTCTATATCACTGACTCCTATAGTGTAGAGCTTCTGACGTTCTGTGTAGTCTTCTAATACTGTCCACATCTCTTGAAGCTCTGGAAGGAGAGTTGTACTTTCTGCCTTGCTAGGATATGCCAACACAAGGGAGTCGACAAAATCGACATTGAGTGCGAGAAACACTGAAATGTAAACACTAGTATAAGACGATCAATATTAAATACTACGTGAACTGCAAACTAAACCATATTTTGAATACAAatacattttcatggataatcaaatacagtacagggtcaaaattaatttatatattttacgtTAAATGGAAGAGCACTTACTAGTTTCCAGAGCTTCACATAAGGTTTCCTTCTTTGGAGATGAAACAAATACTTTAATTCCTATTTTCAAGCCTTTTCTATCTTCTGAGGTAATCCCTGTTTGCGTGTCATCATCAAGTCGCTGAATCTGTGACAaagataaataatataaaatactaTGTTCAAGGATTACATTCTTACGGGGAGAgcaatcacaagcagtaaatacTAAGGCAACAAAGCAGGATAAATTCCTAGGTCAAATCCAACTGTTTATACCATGCAGCTGCTATCTTTATGGCAACCATTACAATAGGCACTTAGTGGTGAACAAATTTGAATACAGAGCTGCATATCTCAACAAGCCACTGCTAACTCACAATGAAGATTACTAATATCTTTTTTCCCTTTTCTATTCCATTCATATATAAAGTGAAGCAGAAGCTATTGACTATAAGGCTCCATATGCCTCCTCTCTCTTACCTCATTGTCATAATGATATGATATGGTAGTAGCATAATGAAGACAATTTTCTttgaatacaggttctctaaatttactcacagTGTTTCCATGAGAACTATGTTGCATTTATTCCAAGGATTCAGATGTAAGTTACCCAAGTAATTCTTTTCTGCTTTCTATATGGGCAATACCGATCTGTTACAGACCAAACAGTGCTTATCTGAACTTGAATGATAGTTGTTGTCATGCCTACTGGAACAACAACTAATTAAACAAAATGAATAATGAGAATGTGACATTTTAGAAGAGTCAGGGAAGGTGGTTCAGCG from Schistocerca gregaria isolate iqSchGreg1 chromosome 6, iqSchGreg1.2, whole genome shotgun sequence carries:
- the LOC126278233 gene encoding glutamate--cysteine ligase regulatory subunit isoform X2, producing MLDSLSPNVKNIYMHTGNILNLNEVKKKAGQNPTDELIESLKITLSKGDVKAVEEDSVKIQRLDDDTQTGITSEDRKGLKIGIKVFVSSPKKETLCEALETMFLALNVDFVDSLVLAYPSKAESTTLLPELQEMWTVLEDYTERQKLYTIGVSDIDTDIFVALHNWAKIKPSIIQINLASCCVVPPALQEFTKQNDIQLLTHSDPFEILPKSSLNSVFDFTGQGETTSLELSWALRFQVHVKCRGVLASKGYVVCIQRS
- the LOC126278233 gene encoding glutamate--cysteine ligase regulatory subunit isoform X1 — protein: MLDSLSPNVKNIYMHTGNILNLNEVKKKAGQNPTDELIESLKITLSKGDVKAVEEDSVKIQRLDDDTQTGITSEDRKGLKIGIKVFVSSPKKETLCEALETMFLALNVDFVDSLVLAYPSKAESTTLLPELQEMWTVLEDYTERQKLYTIGVSDIDTDIFVALHNWAKIKPSIIQINLASCCVVPPALQEFTKQNDIQLLTHSDPFGNYGEEREILPKSSLNSVFDFTGQGETTSLELSWALRFQVHVKCRGVLASKGYVVCIQRS